The Lepus europaeus isolate LE1 chromosome 6, mLepTim1.pri, whole genome shotgun sequence genome includes a window with the following:
- the LOC133761727 gene encoding DNA-directed RNA polymerases I and III subunit RPAC2, translating into MEDDQELERKMSGLKTSMAEGERKTALEMVQAAGTDRHCVTFVLHEEDHTLGNSLRYMIMKNPEVEFCGYTTTHPSESKINLRIQTRGALPAVEPFQRGLNELMNVCQHVLDKFEASIKHYKDQKASRSESTF; encoded by the exons ATGGAGGACGACCAGGAGCTGGAGAG AAAAATGTCTGGATTGAAGACCTCAATGGCTGAAGGCGAGAGGAAGACAGCCCTGGAAATGGTCCAGGCAGCTGGAACAGATAGACACTGTGTGACATTTGTTTTGCACGAGGAGGACCATACCCTAGGAAATTCTCTGCGTTACATGATCATGAAGAACCCGGAAGTGGAATTTTGTGGTTACACTACGACCCATCCTTCAGAGAGCAAAATTAATTTGCGCATTCAGACTCGAGGTGCTCTTCCAGCTGTTGAGCCATTTCAGAGAGGGCTGAATGAGCTCATGAATGTCTGCCAACATGTGCTTGACAAGTTTGAGGCCAGCATAAAGCACTATAAGGATCAAAAAGCAAGCAGAAGTGAATCCACATTCTAG